The Arachis duranensis cultivar V14167 chromosome 9, aradu.V14167.gnm2.J7QH, whole genome shotgun sequence genomic sequence TTCTTCCTCCTTCTGTGCTGGTCTTTCGTTTCTTCGAGCTTCATGCAgctcttcaatttcaatttgtCCAGTTGCTTTGTCTTTGAACTCCTTTAATGTCTTTGGTTTTGTGACTGCTATTGCTTCCTAGAACTTTCCAGCTCTGAGGCCGCTTTTTATCGCATGTAACTGCACTTTTGGATTGAGGTATGAGATTTCTATGGCTGCTATTGTGAAGCACGTCATGTAATTCTTCAAGCTCTCATGCTGACCTTGTTTGATTGTGCCGAGGTAGTCTGAGTCTTGTACGTAGATTTTGGATGCTACAATATGATTTATGAACAATCTGGCAAACTTGTCGAAGCTGGATATAGAACCTGCAGGTAAACTAGAAAACCTTAATAAAGCTGCACCATCTAAAAAGGTTGAAAAAGATCGGCACAAGATGGGATCGGAGTCACTATTTAGAAACATCATGGATTCGAATTTTGTAACATGAACTTTAGGATCTCCAATCCCTTTGTATGGTGCCAATGTCATTAGAAGTGTAAAGTTTTTAGgcattttaaaattcattatttCTTCTAAGAAAGGCCGATCCGTCTTCTTTCTGTTTTGGGAGATGTTTCCCTTGTCTTCACATTTGATTTTGATTGGTGTTTTTCGTGGGGGTTAGCGTTGGTTTTCTTATCATTCTTTTCATCGCGATTGTTCTGCCCTGCTGCTAGCAATTCGGCCATTCGTTGGTTTTCTGCCTGTAGAGCAGCGTTAGCAGTCAAGAGTTCAGCATTGGTTGGATTGGCCTGAGGAGTTACTGAATGATCTGTCATGATCTCAGACCtgcaaagaaaaggaaaggcaAACCAAGTATAGTAGTGTTAAATCAAAACCAAAGGCGACGCAaggccccacggtgggcgctAAATGTTCTGGCAAAGATACTTCTCCGACTTGTACGTTGGTCTGTTGTTAACCTAGAGCTTCTAGCAACTCGACCTGGATGCAAGGTATCCTCGTGAACTCGGACCCAAGCATGATACCTGCAAAAAGGACTCTAACACTCAAATCAGTGAagaattatttaagaaaggCGGGTATTTAATCAATATTGTTGTGTTGGGTAATTTGCCGACTATAGTCGGCCTTATGCCCGATTTATAGATTGATTGATGTTGAATGAGTCATCGGCTCGAGTCGAGATCTTCGTGACCGACCTCGGGACGAGATTGTGGGTGGTAGTTTGTTAGGATAGAgccgttttttatttttaaatgtataattaatgaaaaagtatttaaaaGAACAAATTTACTACATTAACAATGAGTATATTATTATGGTTTAATTACTATGTTAGTTCCTATAATTtcgcaaaatttttatttaggtccctatactttttttttaattgagtccttgcactaaattttttttaattgggcccgtacatttttttttatttagatccctataccaattttttttagttgtgtctctataaaattaagccaattactattAAGaaggacttaattaaaaaaaactagtatagagactcaattaaaaagaaaaaaaaagtataggaacctaattgaaaattttacgaaactatagaaactaatagaataattaaacctattattattactactactatatattattattattgtacgttattactattattattattaactaataattatcactaatttatagatatatttttaatgatattaTTAGAGGGTATTTTTTTATGTggactaaaaaatatattattttaatatttataaaaggaaaaagtatatattttataaattaaagagaataaaatgtgatttaaatattttgtaaaataaaaatatcatgaaCTCTCTAAATCCAGTTACGTTTTGGAGAAGACTTGGTAAGAAAGCATAAGTCTTGAAGATCTAGAGTAATCGATTGAATTGAATGGATCCTTCTCAAAATGATTTTGCGATACCGGACTATTTATTTTTCAAGTAAAGTTCATCACGTATGTTTCTATCTATTTTAGAGACGACCTAAATCTAAATTACCCGCcactcaatatatatatatatatacatgctAGTAAATTGGGAATACAAGAGCCATAAAccttaaaaatttgaaattgaataaataactattttgatgtttaaaaaattaagattttgactaaataaatcttaaaacgatataaataatgacttttcaaaaataatttaataaataaataaaatataatttttgtctttaaaatttgttagcatttttaaaagtaatctaaaattttattttatttaagaataaaattaaaataaaataaaatttagacatattttaaattttttagcaaattttaagaacaaaaaatatattgtattttaatatattgaatcaAATATTTAACTAANNNNNNNNNNNNNNNNNNNNNNNNNNNNNNNNNNNNNNNNNNNNNNatatttatttatcaaataaaacatatatttaaatggcgttttgttatttatatttttagagtctattttattaaaataataattttatgtaaaaatgactatttattttttaaaataggtaTAAATGAGCgttgagaaagaaagagagagaaaatatgagaggagaggatttttttaaataaataaaaaaatcatatttacttttttaaatattttttaattatttacagttttaaACATTTACTAACAATTTTGTAGGCAAATATCTATTACGCAGACTCTAATTGCAAACTAGAGGAACAAAATAATAGTATAGTCCATGTCAGCACAATAGAGAAAGAGAGATTCATCTCTTTTTCTATTGCGCAACTGCTTCTTGCAAAAATAGGAGGGACCACACTATAATGCAGGCAGTACCTGTGCAATATACTAAAATTACTTGTTAAAATTATAAGTTGTTAGACTTGAAAgacaaagagaaaaagaaaaagaaaatgaaagaagaaaggagagaaaaGAAACTTTTGTCATAATGATTTGAAGTAATGACGTTAATCGTTTGACATCTATGACAACCCATTAGTGCTCTCATATACACAATTCATTAgtattaagccggccaaacttaatatcaggaattatgcaatgcaagactaacagcattaatcaatagatcgtcatgtgcataaagctctaattctcgtCTTTCGACAAGACCTAATACATGACAAACATTCAGAGTATGCAACTGAAGCATAGTTggtccattcctcaggctctacaggaaggactgctctgataccataatgtaacaccctaactaccaaagctcacgcttccggctgcgcaactctgatagctcggacattacgacgacacttatactatttaatactaaaatatgagcctgtttaaaaactttaaaccgcaataccATTCCCAAAAAATACTTTCGCCATACAACGTACGCCCatacataccatacaacttacagaaactcataaagagtacatccatatatatatacatacatatatataaataatattacaaacattatccagtacaattcctatccctctcacagaatatatcaagataaaggcgagggtacaaaaataataatataaagcaatacagagcatctcaataacaaataattaaattcttcATAACTTCTGTGCCCaaatcctgaaaggggaaaaatgtagggggtgagaacatcatcctcgaaagggttctcagtagagggtttttgggaattactgtaataggatacatgaagataaaccgtaccagtgattaataaccatcttatgcctcttttcaaaaacaacagtttattctcaaaaactcaaaagcctttcaaaaaggtctatctatactgaaccaaaatagcctttcatattttttcaaaCCAGAAATAGAAAATCGAAACCAACTATCGATCCATCTcattcaaccacggccctaggcccaaacaatccaaccacaaccaatccaccacaatccaacagagttccagatgcaaacacaagtaggaagATACAAACACAAACAAACAATTATTGCAAGTAGATCAATTAGCAgataatcacataggcaaaccaagtacaatatgcacacccaaacaataacacatagatgcatatgatgcatgcctgtccctagtggctgatgatatcatctgtcggttatatagccaacccgacacgtcctggtagctaactatggacagaaacacccctcgcggagcaagtaggtttgagctacaaccccattgctactacccgctcaacccagagccagtggaataaccactactgcggctactacccaggcgggtgtttaacagctcaacctggagcgagtggaatcaccactactaccgctactacccaggcatcACAGTctctaacctggagcaagtgggacgaaccacaacccttgctactacccaggtatcacagtctctgacccggagcaagtgggacaaaccacaacccttgctactacccaggtatctcaagcatatattcattcagttccaaccatggatcaacatctatctcagccatccggcttaaattcataattcatagtcaGCCATACGGCCCACAACTCATTCGGCAATCAGCCATAAAACAATATCATACACAACCATTCTGGCTCACGGTttaatccagaaccagccaatattcataatcatacacagccgttccggcccataacaaaatagcacttccatattcaacatcatcaaattcataaaaccggcatttaagccataaatcacttttctcaagccatttcactttgaaatcaaatttcaactcttttcagccttggcgTTAGaaatctcatttctcaaatcatctcaggcttaTAAGGcaaaatttactcaaagtgagtTTCCTTTTTAAAACAGAGCCGCTCTCNNNNNNNNNNNNNNNNNNNNNNNNNNNNNNNNNNNNNNNNNNNNNNNNNNNNNNNNNNNNNNNNNNNNNNNNNNNNNNNNNNNNNNNNNNNNNNNNNNNNNNNNNNNNNNNNNNNNNNNNNNNNNNNNNNNNNNNNNNNNNNNNNNNNNNNNNNNNNNNNNNNNNNNNNNNNNNNNNNNNNNNNNNNNNNNNNNNNNNNNNNNNNNNNNNNNNNNNNNNNNNNNNNNNNNNNNNNNNNNNNNNNNNNNNNNNNNNNNNNNNNNNNNNNNNNNNNNNNNNNNNNNNNNNNNNNNNNNNNNNNNNNNtcccaagtctttagggaaggTCAACTTACATCAATTccttaaaattcattgaaactcttaaaatcatagattctcagttcaagtaaataaaactgaatttaCTCTAAAACCGgccatacaaaatcacaagttccaacctggtccaaaaatcaactcatttgaaacggaaccggttcatttgaatcaaaccaCTTTCATGTTTCTTTTTGGATAAAATAGTTCACTAAATAATTTAAGCTTGAAAACATCAATattctctt encodes the following:
- the LOC107465952 gene encoding uncharacterized protein LOC107465952 — translated: MTLAPYKGIGDPKVHVTKFESMMFLNSDSDPILCRSFSTFLDGAALLRFSSLPAGSISSFDKFARLFINHIVASKIYVQDSDYLGTIKQGQHESLKNYMTCFTIAAIEISYLNPKVQLHAIKSGLRAGKF